A genomic region of Alistipes megaguti contains the following coding sequences:
- a CDS encoding beta-L-arabinofuranosidase domain-containing protein yields the protein MKKLFSALFLALLALTAGAQPRHAAYEGGMQIAIEPHGWIKEFLLRQKTGLTGHPEALSYPYDSCLWAGEIGRNTETYGCDWWRYEQTAYYTDGLLRLGYLIEDPQLIEKGEDGIRYTLENASPLGKLGNARIESMWPMCVYFRVMQACYEQTGDPRIPEALEKHYLNFPKEEIEKWRNIVTIEGMLWTYGKTGNKKLLDLCESAYNDGKFGDLTPAVAASDERLSMHGVTCMEELKLPMLLYAYTGRQRYLDLALNAERKLTRDHMLPDGVPASAEALVGNENVINSHETCDISDYTWTLEQFLLTTGDARWADKIEKAVFNAGPGAVTKDFRALQYFSSVNQVIATGRSNHNAFFHGSTWMAYRPTHETECCSGNVHRFMPNYVTYMWLRGREGAIAAALYGPSAGEFDLPDGRICRIEQHTSYPFDGEIEFVFSMKGKAEIPFQVRIPGWCDKASIRINGKPWKGECPKGSFVTIRRKFRNGDRIRLHLGMEAVVTPVLGQGAYVQRGPLVFSYAVPERKTEDKTVYANMNGKVPANPEFKCWSLEPAGAWNYALCPETGWKPEVVRTQTAAQGGYPFDRESVPVKIRVPVKRINWTLEEDRYTPRLPEGGTSRAISDETEYLELIPYGCTELRLTVFPVAE from the coding sequence ATGAAAAAACTGTTTTCCGCATTGTTCCTTGCCCTTCTCGCTCTGACGGCCGGAGCCCAACCCCGCCATGCCGCCTATGAAGGCGGCATGCAGATCGCCATCGAACCCCACGGCTGGATCAAAGAGTTCCTTCTCCGTCAGAAAACCGGACTCACGGGGCATCCCGAGGCGTTGTCCTACCCCTACGACTCCTGCCTCTGGGCGGGGGAGATCGGACGCAACACCGAAACCTACGGGTGTGACTGGTGGCGTTACGAGCAGACGGCCTACTACACCGACGGACTCCTCCGGCTGGGATACCTGATCGAAGACCCTCAGCTCATCGAAAAAGGCGAAGACGGGATCCGATATACGCTTGAAAACGCGTCGCCTTTGGGCAAACTCGGCAATGCCCGGATTGAATCCATGTGGCCCATGTGCGTCTATTTCCGCGTCATGCAGGCCTGTTACGAACAGACCGGAGATCCGAGGATTCCGGAAGCGCTCGAAAAGCACTACCTGAATTTCCCGAAGGAGGAGATCGAGAAGTGGCGCAACATCGTCACGATCGAGGGCATGTTGTGGACCTACGGCAAAACCGGGAATAAAAAACTGCTCGATCTGTGCGAAAGCGCCTACAACGACGGGAAATTCGGCGATCTGACTCCGGCCGTGGCGGCCAGTGACGAACGTCTCTCCATGCACGGCGTAACCTGCATGGAGGAGCTCAAACTCCCCATGCTGCTCTATGCCTACACCGGCCGGCAGCGTTACCTCGACCTGGCACTTAACGCCGAACGCAAGCTCACCCGCGATCACATGCTTCCCGATGGAGTCCCGGCCAGCGCCGAGGCACTCGTGGGCAACGAGAATGTCATCAACAGCCACGAAACCTGTGACATCTCCGACTATACCTGGACGCTCGAACAGTTTCTTCTGACAACCGGTGATGCCCGGTGGGCCGACAAGATCGAAAAGGCGGTGTTCAACGCCGGGCCGGGCGCCGTGACCAAGGATTTCCGGGCTCTGCAATACTTTTCGTCCGTCAACCAGGTCATCGCCACCGGTCGCTCGAACCACAACGCCTTCTTCCACGGCTCGACCTGGATGGCCTACCGCCCCACGCACGAAACGGAGTGCTGCTCGGGGAATGTCCACCGCTTCATGCCCAATTACGTCACCTACATGTGGCTTCGCGGCCGGGAGGGAGCCATTGCCGCGGCCCTCTACGGGCCTTCGGCCGGGGAGTTCGACCTTCCCGACGGCCGAATCTGCCGCATCGAGCAGCACACCTCCTATCCCTTCGACGGGGAGATCGAATTCGTCTTCTCGATGAAGGGCAAGGCCGAAATCCCCTTCCAGGTGCGCATTCCCGGATGGTGCGACAAGGCTTCGATCCGCATCAACGGAAAGCCCTGGAAGGGGGAGTGTCCGAAGGGATCATTCGTAACCATCCGCCGCAAGTTCCGGAACGGCGACCGCATCCGGCTGCATCTCGGCATGGAAGCCGTTGTGACTCCCGTCTTAGGGCAGGGTGCCTATGTCCAGCGGGGGCCGCTGGTTTTCTCATACGCCGTACCCGAACGGAAAACCGAAGACAAGACCGTCTACGCGAATATGAACGGGAAGGTTCCGGCGAATCCCGAGTTCAAATGCTGGAGCCTGGAACCCGCCGGGGCCTGGAACTACGCCCTTTGCCCCGAGACGGGATGGAAACCGGAGGTTGTCCGTACGCAGACCGCAGCACAAGGCGGTTATCCTTTCGATCGGGAGTCGGTGCCGGTGAAGATCCGCGTTCCGGTCAAACGGATCAACTGGACGCTGGAAGAGGACCGTTATACGCCGCGGTTGCCCGAAGGGGGAACGTCCC